Genomic segment of Hippocampus zosterae strain Florida chromosome 12, ASM2543408v3, whole genome shotgun sequence:
CATACATACAGTAGTTCCTTGGTACCAAAGATCCAAGGGCAGCTTCCACGTGTAAATATGAGTTTGTGTAGATGAAGGTCTGacctttttgttctcttttgttCCTCTTAGCCAGCACGTGAATGGAACCAGGTGAGATCAACATGTCGTTGCCCTTTACTGAAACAGAGCCTAAAAACTTTTTGGTTGGGTGTACATGTGCATCCCGCAGCTGCGTGGCGGAGTCGAAGGTGCCTCTGAAGATCATGACGCCCGTGGTCATCACCGTCTTCGTGCTGGCACTCTACCTGCACGCCCAGCAGGTGGAGTCCACGGCCCGACTCGACTTCCTCTGGAAGCTGCAGGTCTGTAATGTAATCGTGCTGTATTAGAATATACGGCAGTCAAAGAAGaatctccaatttttttttaaaccactacACCAATTTGGACTGTAACCTAAGGTATGACTTGTCTTGTGATGCATTGTGgtccatttgcaaaaaaaagcagttttcaAATTATTGTTAATATGAAGagccttaaaaacaaaactgtgatgAGTTGCAACTGAATCCACTACGAGTGATGTGAAGTGCGGCATTTGTGTCCAGGCgacggaggagaaggaggagatggaggagCTGCAGGCATACAACCGCCGGCTGCTGCACAACATCCTGCCCAAGGACGTGGCGGTGCACTTTTTGCAGCGCGAGCGCCGCAACGACGAGCTCTATTACCAGTCGTGTGAGTGCGTGGCGGTCATGTTCGCCTCCATCAGCAACTTCTCCGAATTCTACGTGGAGCTGGAGGGAAACAACGAGGGCGTCGAGTGCCTCCGGCTCCTTAACGAAATCATCGCCGACTTTGACGAGGTGACGAAAAGACGCTCCGACGCACTAACTTATTATTAACACTGCGCCTGAACACAAAACGTTCTATGTGCTGCATTCAGGTGcagtcggttaaaaaaaaaaagcatcaagtaggattatactgccccctggtggcacaGGCGCGCTCACCGGAAGAGCGGCACAAAATAACCAATTGAATTGAGGAATGTTGtccaaattgaattgaatcattCACATTGCATTATTATTCCTGTATGATTTTACTAAGTCCAGTACTCTAGACTATCCTGCCAAAATTAACGAGCGTGTTGACGTTTTGGCAGATCATCAGCGAAGACAACTTCCGTCAGCTGGAGAAGATCAAGACGATCGGCTCGACGTACATGGCGGCGTCGGGCCTGAACGCGAGCACGTACGACAAGGTGGGCCGCTCGCATATCCGCGCCCTGGCCGACTACGCCATGCGCCTCATGGAGCAGATGAAGCACATCAACGAGCACTCCTTCAACAACTTCAAGATGAAGATCGGTAAGGACTGCCGTGCGCCCGCGATCTCCCGAAGAATGCTAAGGATGtctcaccccacccccctccctcacgctcTGTCAGGTCTGAACATGGGTCCCGTGGTGGCCGGCGTGATCGGGGCCCGGAAGCCTCAGTACGACATTTGGGGAAACACGGTCAACGTGGCGAGCCGCATGGACAGCACCGGCGTGCCCGAGAAGATACAGGTGCAAACATGACTGCTTGAAATGCTGTAAATAGGAAGGGATTGAATTTTGACAAAAAGTAATACTTTGGTGCCCGGTGAAGATGTGGATATGAGTTGAGGATTTCCATAGAGACAAAAGTGGTAATTTGCCATGTAATAGTGAGTTGaggattttcattttgacaggAGTGCTTTGGTGCAGAGGAAGTATGCCAATGTCAGTTGACTCTTTTCATTTAGCCAAAGGTAGTACTTTGGAAGATTTATTCTCCAACTCGCGTTCCACTAGGGTGTCCACGAACTATGTTGAAGCGAGTtgttagacaaaagtagtgctttggtgcCTACACAACTGCCACATTTCGAGACtaacttttgtttttagcaGGAGCACAGTGGCCCCTAATCTGAAATGAAAGTGGTGTATATGAATCACAAATTGCATCTGTAGAACCCCCCCATCGCTACATAATGCGCAAAGGTTTCCCCCAACCCCCAAGTCTTGCTAACTTGTCTTCCGTTCTCTCAGGTGACTGCTGACTTGTACCAGGTTCTGAACTCCTACAATTACTCGCTGGAGTACCGAGGTGTGGTGACAGTGAAGGGCAAAGGCGACATGATGACCTACTTCCTCAACAGTGGACCCCCCCACAGCAGTTAaggcacttttttccccctggatCTTCAAGGGGCCACGTTGGGAGACATTCAACTGAACTGAGAGGAATTTGAAGTCACCCCCCTCCCTTGCAGGAACTCATGGACAGAGAGAAAAAGTTAAGACCAAAGAAGCTCATTTCCCATGAGCCAAAGTCCGACGTCTTCTGAGCTTCTGAACGCAACGTGAGCGCCCCTTTCCTGTTCCTCACGCTGTCTGCTTGGAGGCAGAAAAAACGATGTCAGCAACAGATGCTTTTATAACTTTTGGAGCACTAAATTCTatattttgtacaaaaacatAGCGTATTTGTCATGTACTTATATTGAATTTAACACTGGCAATGTGGCAGCCTGCCAAATAGATagagcgcaccccccccccacgatggtACGACCCAGTGAATGTCTAATTGAGGCCTTTTACCTTCATCACTTTACAAGAAAAGTATTCAACACTGCAGCTGGTTCTGTTACATTTTTAAGTTTTGAATACAACTTTGGTGaccccaaaaattattttcagatCATTTCAACTGGATGAGTTGTTTTGGGAGTATTTTTCATACAGAACTAGTAAAATAAGGAAATTACGCCAGTTGGGATGCTATTAATGTGACTTTATAAAACACAAAGTATAAAGGAgatgttttattgttctttttatGAATGGCCGACGAAAGTAATAAATGAACCAATTGTCCCATTTGAGGATTATTCACTctttggccagcaggtggcaacaGATCACTACAATTGGTTTCAAAAAGCCATACAAGCATTTTCAAACCTCAACTAAAACCTGGTAACATTTGTTTGTATTGAATACCTCATACGACTTAAGCAATGCCTCTTTACACATACATCCAGCAGCTAGAACATTAGGTACACATATCTCAACAGGTGGTGTACCTAATAAGTGTCCGTTGTCTCACCCCACAAAAGCTTTTTGATAAAGCTTTTTGAGAACTCTGATTGGATGCTCAACTGAACTCCtaaccaccacccaaaaaataaaacactttaaatCATTACAAGTTcgtgaataaataaaacatcttcagAGTGAAAAACAAGTGCGTTAGGCAGCATTGCATAACtataaaatgaagagaaaaaaaaccccgccatTTCGGATTCTCCAAAAGTTCGTctttcaagacatttttggtTTAGAAAAAACTGGCAAGCTGGGACGTTGATTTAGTGCGTCACCTTCGGGGTCGTCCGCTCTTGCAAGTCAAGAGTATTGTGTCCAAGTCATAAGATGCTGTCATCGGGTTTTGTCGTCACCCGTTCAGGGTCATCAGATGTGTTGTGGCCGTTGGACGTCCTTGTAGTCCTTCTCGTGGTGTATTCAGGGTCGTCAGACTGGAGTCTTGTGGTCCGAGTTATGAAATGCTGTCCTCATAGCTCATGTGGCACGCTCAGGGTCGTAAGATGGCACTCTTGAGTTGCGTTTAGGTGAAATGTAGTCACGTGGTGGTACATTGAGGGTCTTCATCCATCATCGCGGTTGCTATTGTCAGGTGTGTTTggggttaactcattcactgccgttGACAAGTATCTTGTCAATTATGTTTTTCAACAACAATGAGTAGAGGAGGATCTTCGGCTGCTCCACTGtaaatttctaaaaaaaaaaagtccaaattctCGGCTAACGGCTGGCAATGAATAAGTGTTAAAAAATGCTGTCATTAGTCTCACGTTCAGAGATGTCAGACGTCATTGGCTGCCTCCATTTTGTGGTCAAGGTGGTCAGATGCTGTCAATGACATTTTCGTGATGCGTTCGTCAAAGTCACTCTGGTGTCGCGTTCAGGGTTGTCGGGACGTCGTCATAGATGCTCATGTTGCATTTTAAGGGTCGTCAGAGTGTGGTGTCGTCGCTTTGTGTTGTGTTCATGGTTGCCCTCGTGTCGCGTTCAAGGCAGTCGGATGTAGTCACTGACCTCCTGGTCTCCAGAATCGGCTCATACGTTGTAGTCGGGCGCCTTGCCCAGGGGCTGCCTGAAGTGCGTGTGCAGCGTCATGCAGGCGGCGACGGCCACGTGGAACAGAATCTGCCACAGGTTCCTGAGCTGGAACAGGTACATGTTGCATACACACACCAGCCCCAGCGCCAGGAACGACTTCACGTTCCTCCACCCCGTGAAGTACGCAAACAGGAAGCACTGAGGCACATAGGGAACATTCACGTTAACGTGTTAgcacatctgcgcgctcgcgTAATAGACGTGAGCCGACCTGGTAGAGGCAGGCGGCGGTGCCCAGGAAAAAGGCGATGACGTAGCTGAAGTCCTCATCCTCGTTCTGCAGGATGCTCTCGATGGCGTGGACGCCTCGCAGCAGGTTGAGGCCGCCGCACAGCACGCTGAGGACGCAAGACACGGCGCCGGGAAGCGTCAGAGGCTCCAAAGTCTGTGTGGGAGCTGGACAACAACATTAAAGATATACAAAAGTGCATCCGTTCTGATCCATTAGTCATGCTCGCCATGTGCAGTACCGATGCCCTTGTATTTGGCGGAGGAGCGCGAGGAGAAGTCATTGATGCCGTGAAGGTCATCGGGGGTCAGCCGGTAGGGAGGACGCAGCTTGATCTCCGTCTGCATGTCGGCCATGTTGATCTTGGTGGAGAGGGAGCGAGGGCTGTTGTAGCGATGCTTCGTCCTCTGGATCACCACGTCTGAACGCGCCAGCAGCAAAATCGGCATGTCGTCAGAGTGACGCACAGTAATAATACATCACACGCGTGGAcagagacatacacacacacacaccaccttcGCAAAACACATGCATGAACAGACACACATAATAACAGATGTATAACACCGACATAGACTGACACATAATACACAAACagagcacgcacgcacgcaacaaatCACAGACAGTGttataatagtttgggatttctCTATCGTTTTGTTGGTTTTATCTGCTTTTTACATCCAATTGTCCAAATTGCTGATTTgggagttttatttttcattgttgtaATCAAGCTTCATTACAATAATGTTTTCGctacaattaattttgtaatcagattttctcttctttgtgatacaaaaagcatttttatttcatttcaattcagTCACGATAACCTTTGACGGGGAGACAAGTCACACAGGGAACGTGGTACATAACCTCATACAAATGAACACCAGGAGTCTCTCTCTCGCACATAAAAAACGGACACTCAAAACAAACTTTGCTAGGTTCAGACCGAACACGAATTATTGCATCGTCCCCCATGTCTCACGTGCGTCTGTCCGCAAGTCACAATGGTCAACTCGCGTTTGGTCTGACTTTGGCATTACagaacacacagacagacagtgcaaagaagatgatgaagagTAGGCAGTCACCAAATTGTATGAAGGAGTACGGCCTGATGGCAGCTCCGACGCGTTTACCGTCGTAGGTGACGATAAATTCCTTCTGGAGTTCATCCAAGAAGCAGAAGGCTAGCACGCTAGGGTAACTAGACAAACACACCATCATGTAACACACACCCAGAGCGCTCGTgaagctacacacacacacacacacacacacacgcaaacacacacacacagtcaacttTTAGTGCATCCAAGTGGGCTTTTCTGAACACCTTAAAGGTTGCAGTGCATACTTGACATTGTAGGGCCCGCTCCTGAAGGTGCATCTGTCAGGGAAGTGCGGTAGCTTCTTGGAGAGAGCCTTCATGTGCTTCCTGGTCTCGTGCAGCTCCCGGTCCTGCTCGTAGTCTGTGGATGCCGACAGCGGCAGGCCATCTTCCACGCGCACCACCGAGGCGAACAGCACACCTGACATGTCAGTGATATAATCCAGCAAAACGCGCCCTAAGAACacaagggggaggaaaaaacaacacCTAAGAAATACTTCCTTCCTGGAGAACCAGACCACATTATCACAGAGCATtaattcaaattgacagtgcaggaaaaaaaataagagtcaGCTAATGGTTTTGTCCGTAACTTGTCTGAAAATAGGCGAAAATGCTGATCAGTGTTTTCGAAAGTAAAAgcggatgtttgcaaatgtctgatCATTGCTCATCGTTTACTGCGGACTACAAAaaccaa
This window contains:
- the sec22a gene encoding vesicle-trafficking protein SEC22a, encoding MSGVLFASVVRVEDGLPLSASTDYEQDRELHETRKHMKALSKKLPHFPDRCTFRSGPYNVNFTSALGVCYMMVCLSSYPSVLAFCFLDELQKEFIVTYDGKRVGAAIRPYSFIQFDVVIQRTKHRYNSPRSLSTKINMADMQTEIKLRPPYRLTPDDLHGINDFSSRSSAKYKGIAPTQTLEPLTLPGAVSCVLSVLCGGLNLLRGVHAIESILQNEDEDFSYVIAFFLGTAACLYQCFLFAYFTGWRNVKSFLALGLVCVCNMYLFQLRNLWQILFHVAVAACMTLHTHFRQPLGKAPDYNV